In Sphingobacteriales bacterium, the genomic stretch AATCAACACCCAGCTAAGTCCCTAAAGGACTATCTTATGGTAACACCAACAAAATAAAAGAACCAAGTCCCGTAGGGACGACCCATTTCCTTGTAAATGATGTGTGGCAGCTTTGATAAGTGTTGTTTTGCCTGACTCACCTCCAAAAAGAGAGTGGTTTAACCCATTTTACAACCTGTAAAAGAATTAACTTAAAGCAGGCAGTCAGCAGTTTGTATGCATGGACATCAGCATTACAACCCGTATTAAAAAAACGCAACTTGTAGCATATCCGGATCTGAGAGAAAATCAATCTGATAAAAAATAAAAGTCAAAAATCTTATCGCAAATATTTCTCACCCTGAATTCCGCATAAAAATTTTAACTTTCGTTTTTCAAAAAAATGCTAAAAGTTTAAAATAACCTCAAAATCTGATAAAATGAAATACAGGATTGAAAAAGACACGATGGGAGAAGTAAAGGTTCCCATTGAAAAATACTGGGGAGCACAGACCCAGCGTTCGCTTGAAAACTTCAGAATCGGGAGTATTGGCGACCGAATGCCCATTGAAATCATTTACGCATTTGCCTACCTGAAAAAAGCTGCCGCACTGGTCAACTTTGAACTGGGAAAATTGCCTGAAGAAAAAGCCTTACTGATAGCTCAGGTATGCGATGAAATTCTGGCAGGACAACTGGACGATCAGTTTCCGCTGGTGGTTTGGCAAACCGGCTCAGGAACACAATCCAACATGAATCTGAATGAGGTTATTGCCAACCGCGGCCACGTCATCAAAGGCGGAAAACTCACTGACGAAAAGAAATTTCTGCATCCGAATGACGATGTCAACAAATCACAAAGCTCAAACGACACCTATCCGACAGCCATGCATATTGCTGCCTATAAAATGATTGTGGATAAAACCATTCCGGGCATTGAAATGCTGAAAAGCACACTGGAAGAAAAATCAAAAGCCTTCATGCAGGTTGTTAAAATCGGAAGGACTCATTTTATGGATGCCACACCCCTTACACTTGGGCAGGAGTTTTCAGGCTATGTTTCTCAGCTTGACCACGGATTAAGAGCCATCGAAAGTGCTTTATTCCACCTCTCGGAACTGGCACTGGGAGGCACGGCAGTAGGAACCGGACTGAATGCACCCGAAGGATATGCCGAAAAAGTTGCTAAAAAAATAGCCGATCTTACAGGCTTGCCTTTTGTTACGGCTGAAAATAAATTTGAATCGCTGGCAGCACACGATGCTTTTGTCGAAATGTCGGGAGCACTGAAAACAGTGGCTACCAGCCTGATGAAAATTGCCAACGACATCAGAATGCTGTCTTCCGGGCCTCGCTCCGGAATAGGTGAGATTTTTATTCCTGAAAATGAACCCGGCTCATCTATTATGCCAGGAAAAGTCAATCCCACACAAGTCGAAGCACTGACAATGGTTTGTGCTCAGGTTTTTGGCAACGATACTGCCATTACCGTGGGTGGAATGACCGGCCATTTCGAACTGAATGTATTTAAACCCATGATAGCTTTCAACCTACTGAATTCTGCACGCCTGCTGGGAGATGCTTGTGTTTCTTTCAATGACAATTGTGCAATAGGCATTGAACCCAACTATCCCCGTATCAAACAGCTTGTTGAGCAATCGCTGATGCTGGTAACGGCCTTAAATCCGCATATTGGCTATGACAATGCAGCAAAAATTGCCAAAAAAGCCCATAGAGAAGGGACTACCCTGAAAGAAGCTGCTATTGCCCTCGGGCTGGTCAGTGCAGAAGATTTCGACAAATGGGTCAGACCGGAGAATATGGTGGGAAATCTAAAATAAATCAATGTAAATCTATCACTTATGACAAGATACGATCCGATTCCTGCCAGCTTTTTCATGAAAAACAGGCAGAAACTGGCCGCCAGGCTAAAACCCAATTCCATCGCCATCATCAACGCCAATGATCAGTTCCCTAAAAACGGAGACCAGACATTTCCTTTCAGGCAAAATGCCGATTTGTTTTACCTGAGTGGGCTGGAACAGGAAAAAACTATTCTTTTGTTATTTCCGGATTGCAAAGTCGAACGTAACCGTGAAATAGTGTTTATCCTCGAAAGCAATGAGTCGCTTGAAATATGGGAGGGACATAAATACAGAAAGGATGAGGTAACGGCTATTTCCGGAGTTCAAAATGTTATGTTTCTCGGGCAATTTGAAATGGTGCTGCACGAACTGTTGGCCTCGGCTGAAAATGTTTATCTGAATCTGAATGAACATCCCCGCTTTACTACTGAAGTCCCTTATCGCGACAAACGTTTTTCTGCATGGATGCATGAGCACTACCCACATCATCACTTTGAAAGGCTGGCCCCACTGATGACTCAGCTCAGGCTGAAAAAAGAACCTGAGGAAATTGACTTAATGAAAAAAGCTATTGAAATAACACATAAAGGCTTTTTAAGAGTTTTGAAAACGGTAAGGCCGGGGATGAAAGAATATGAGCT encodes the following:
- the fumC gene encoding class II fumarate hydratase, coding for MKYRIEKDTMGEVKVPIEKYWGAQTQRSLENFRIGSIGDRMPIEIIYAFAYLKKAAALVNFELGKLPEEKALLIAQVCDEILAGQLDDQFPLVVWQTGSGTQSNMNLNEVIANRGHVIKGGKLTDEKKFLHPNDDVNKSQSSNDTYPTAMHIAAYKMIVDKTIPGIEMLKSTLEEKSKAFMQVVKIGRTHFMDATPLTLGQEFSGYVSQLDHGLRAIESALFHLSELALGGTAVGTGLNAPEGYAEKVAKKIADLTGLPFVTAENKFESLAAHDAFVEMSGALKTVATSLMKIANDIRMLSSGPRSGIGEIFIPENEPGSSIMPGKVNPTQVEALTMVCAQVFGNDTAITVGGMTGHFELNVFKPMIAFNLLNSARLLGDACVSFNDNCAIGIEPNYPRIKQLVEQSLMLVTALNPHIGYDNAAKIAKKAHREGTTLKEAAIALGLVSAEDFDKWVRPENMVGNLK
- a CDS encoding M24 family metallopeptidase, producing the protein MTRYDPIPASFFMKNRQKLAARLKPNSIAIINANDQFPKNGDQTFPFRQNADLFYLSGLEQEKTILLLFPDCKVERNREIVFILESNESLEIWEGHKYRKDEVTAISGVQNVMFLGQFEMVLHELLASAENVYLNLNEHPRFTTEVPYRDKRFSAWMHEHYPHHHFERLAPLMTQLRLKKEPEEIDLMKKAIEITHKGFLRVLKTVRPGMKEYELQAEIDHEFTISRASGHAYQPIVASGKNALCLHYESNNDEMKDGDLVLLDFGADYANYASDLSRTIPVNGRFTPRQKEVYHAVLETFYEARNLIRPGTTIDEINGNVNKIIEKQCIKLGLFTEEDVKNQNPDKPLYFKYFMHGNSHFLGLDVHDCGTKQTILEPGMVLTCEPGIYIAEEN